Sequence from the Catenuloplanes indicus genome:
TCGCTGCTCCCGCCGACCAGGACATCAGCTAAAGCCCACGACCTTGTGCTCGCTCAGCTCGATGCCGTACCGCCGGTAGACCTTCGTGGTGTTTTCGCTGGTGAGCTGTGATTCCTCGAACCCGAGCAGCGCCGCGATCCGCCGCACTTCCTCCGGAGACGACGCTTCGATCTCTAGATACGGCGGGATCATCGGCCACTCGTCGATCTCCAGCTCGGCACCGTCGAGCACGAAGCTCGTCCGGCGGTTCTCCTGGTACGACTTCGGATGGAAACCGAGGAACCCCAGGAGTTCGTTGGTCGCGTCGAGGCTGTCGACGGTCACCTCCACCTCGTACGTGCCGTCGATGCCGTCGTGCGAGATCTCCTTGACCGCGAGCGTGGTCTTCGTGCCGGTGTCGCGCAGGCGAATCCATTTGCTTTGGTCGCCCGGCGTGATGTCGTAGACGTAGCGGCGCTGAAGCGTCGGGCCGTTGACCTTGCGCCCGCCCTTGGAGATGATCAGCTCAGCCGTCGAAGCGGGATCGACATCAAGCTTCTTCGCCTCGTACTCAGCGGGCATGGTTTTCCTCTCACAGTGATCGACCTTCGGTTAGCTGGCGGTACTCGGCGTCTCGAAGCGCCAAGACCTCCCGGCACAGATCGTGCCGGACGAATTCCTCCACGGGCATGCAGAGGTCCATGCGCTGTATGCACACGCCGACCTGATAGCCGCCCGCGGCGTCCCGGTAGAGCCGGACGCCATAGAAACCCTCCTGGCAATCGGTGCCGTTGTTGAACCTGCACCCCGCGCAGGTCTCAGGCAACCGGACGCTCCGGATCTGCTTGAACCAGACCGTACGACCACCCGGAAGCTTGTACGCCGTCCGGCTTCCGGAGACGCCGGCCGTTACGTGGTGAGCCGTCGCCACCGCGCCCAGATCGTCGAGGACCTGGAGGATGGCATCCACCGACTCCGGGCCGTCGTCCAGCGAGTTCAAGAGCCGGACGGTGAGCCAGGGGGAGTAGCCCTCAAGGAGCCGCCGCACTCGCGGCGCGTGGCCTGCATCGGGCACAACGATGTTTGCGCTCGCCCGCAGCCCGGTCCGCTCTGCTGCCGCGATCGACTCCTTCAACGCGGCGATCTTCCGCTCGGCCCGCCGAACGTTTGAGAACCGCGAATTTTGGACTTGAGCGAGTTCCTGCGGCGTCGTACCGAACACGCTGAAGTTGACCCGATCCAACCCCGCCCGAGCGCAGTCCTCCAGTACGGCAGCGCCGCGCTCGCCGTTCGACGTGATGCCGACCCGGAGGCCGGCCGAAGCGGCGACGCGGACAATATCGGCGAGGTGCGGATGCAGCGTAGGCTCGCCACCAGTCAGATGCACCTCTTCAAGCTCCAGTGCGTGGCACAGACTCGCCAGCGCCGTCACGAACTCCAGATCCGGAACGACGGCCGCCGGAACGAAACGTGCGCCGTTGGTGGCGACGTAGATCGAGACTCGACCCGAGGCACCCTGCGGCACGAACCGGCCGGACGAGCGCGAGTTGTCCGCCGCGACCGGTGTTCCCTCGTTGTGGCAGAACGTGCACGTCATCCCGCAACTGTCGATGATCTTCACCCGCAGTGTTCGATCTCGATCCACTGACACAGGTACGGATGCGGCGCCCGCATCGAAGGCACGTTGAACAGG
This genomic interval carries:
- a CDS encoding class IV adenylate cyclase yields the protein MPAEYEAKKLDVDPASTAELIISKGGRKVNGPTLQRRYVYDITPGDQSKWIRLRDTGTKTTLAVKEISHDGIDGTYEVEVTVDSLDATNELLGFLGFHPKSYQENRRTSFVLDGAELEIDEWPMIPPYLEIEASSPEEVRRIAALLGFEESQLTSENTTKVYRRYGIELSEHKVVGFS
- a CDS encoding radical SAM protein is translated as MKIIDSCGMTCTFCHNEGTPVAADNSRSSGRFVPQGASGRVSIYVATNGARFVPAAVVPDLEFVTALASLCHALELEEVHLTGGEPTLHPHLADIVRVAASAGLRVGITSNGERGAAVLEDCARAGLDRVNFSVFGTTPQELAQVQNSRFSNVRRAERKIAALKESIAAAERTGLRASANIVVPDAGHAPRVRRLLEGYSPWLTVRLLNSLDDGPESVDAILQVLDDLGAVATAHHVTAGVSGSRTAYKLPGGRTVWFKQIRSVRLPETCAGCRFNNGTDCQEGFYGVRLYRDAAGGYQVGVCIQRMDLCMPVEEFVRHDLCREVLALRDAEYRQLTEGRSL